One segment of Paenibacillus sp. FSL R7-0337 DNA contains the following:
- a CDS encoding NUDIX domain-containing protein, protein MFIVNVEAAICKEDKWLVITRSTQEEHAGGTLALVGGKVDIEGNTLEILERTVKRECEEEVGIVIKDAVTFVYSSSFVTEDGRHVINMVFLCEYESGTATNRSPDEVEAVHWLTCDEIMKHPLAPPWTQESIRRVALIPTP, encoded by the coding sequence GTGTTTATTGTTAACGTAGAAGCAGCTATCTGTAAGGAAGATAAGTGGCTTGTGATTACACGAAGTACCCAAGAAGAGCATGCAGGAGGGACTCTGGCTCTTGTAGGGGGAAAAGTGGATATTGAGGGCAACACGCTTGAAATCCTCGAACGGACGGTGAAGCGCGAGTGCGAGGAGGAGGTTGGCATCGTGATCAAGGATGCGGTTACTTTTGTGTATAGCTCCTCCTTCGTAACTGAGGATGGGCGTCATGTCATCAATATGGTGTTCCTATGTGAATATGAGAGTGGTACGGCAACTAACCGGAGTCCGGATGAAGTGGAAGCCGTCCACTGGCTGACCTGCGATGAGATCATGAAGCATCCCCTGGCTCCTCCCTGGACCCAAGAGAGTATTAGAAGAGTAGCGCTCATACCCACCCCGTGA
- a CDS encoding AraC family transcriptional regulator, with protein MPRKKKPVIEYRHYSLPIQFPVLLLSGERWKISDIKSEHLHFHNHLEIGICYSDSGIMEIKGENVPFAAGDVTFLPRYLPHTTYSSPGEASLWSYLFFSPEDLFQHSFKSAYAGFEPNLWAVQGANCILSRDKHPLIYTLATSIVLELQQQKPYYQESAYGLLLSLYIELLRIHSTNEALSGQEAGHSLKGDFVISPALEYITRNYMTPMTIDDLAELCHLSTTHFRRKFHDIMGTAPLDFLSSTRIEEACKQLKSTEDSILEISEKVGFHSISSFNRCFSKLMGLSPKEWRKGAQSEAQSAKASILEFTGWV; from the coding sequence ATGCCCAGAAAAAAGAAACCCGTCATTGAGTACCGCCACTATAGCCTGCCGATCCAATTCCCTGTCCTGCTGCTCAGCGGCGAACGCTGGAAGATCTCCGATATCAAGAGTGAGCACCTGCATTTCCATAACCATCTGGAGATCGGGATCTGCTATTCGGATAGCGGAATTATGGAGATTAAGGGCGAGAACGTGCCTTTTGCCGCCGGGGATGTGACCTTCCTGCCGCGGTATCTGCCCCACACGACGTACAGCTCTCCGGGAGAGGCCAGTCTGTGGTCCTATCTGTTTTTCTCGCCGGAAGATCTGTTTCAGCATTCCTTCAAGAGCGCCTACGCCGGCTTCGAGCCGAATCTCTGGGCGGTGCAGGGCGCGAACTGTATTCTGAGCAGGGACAAGCACCCCCTCATCTATACGCTGGCTACCTCCATCGTCCTCGAATTGCAGCAGCAGAAGCCTTATTATCAGGAGAGTGCGTACGGCTTATTGCTATCCCTGTACATTGAGCTGCTCCGCATTCATTCTACGAACGAAGCCTTGAGCGGCCAGGAGGCCGGGCATAGCCTGAAGGGCGATTTCGTGATCTCTCCTGCGCTGGAGTACATCACCAGGAACTATATGACGCCGATGACCATTGATGATCTGGCCGAGCTGTGCCACTTAAGCACCACCCACTTCCGCCGCAAATTCCATGACATCATGGGCACCGCCCCGCTGGATTTCCTGAGCAGCACCCGGATTGAGGAAGCCTGTAAGCAGCTGAAGAGCACCGAGGATTCCATTCTGGAGATCTCGGAGAAGGTCGGCTTCCACTCCATCTCCAGCTTCAACCGCTGCTTCTCCAAGCTGATGGGCCTCTCGCCCAAGGAATGGCGCAAGGGTGCACAGTCGGAGGCGCAATCGGCGAAGGCGAGTATTCTGGAGTTCACGGGGTGGGTATGA
- a CDS encoding glycoside hydrolase family 88 protein, whose protein sequence is MLQVTYNREEILSVIDKVARKTLAMDLTWEWPCGVAYYGVSRAYQTTGNQDYLDQLVKWVDEYIELGLPAFTVNTCAMGHMLITLYEETGDQKYWDIVLSKIGYIRGSALRFGDQVLQHTVSVSNDFPEQAWADTLFMAAFFLLRVGSKLEDQELIQDALNQYYWHIKYLQDPSTGLWFHGYNHVKQDHMSGLYWGRANAWGAYTMSQVKPLLKEWYLYPQCMDVECSLRDQLAALKLLQTENGLWRTLLDDEESYEEVSASCGIAAAMVNNGNPLHTKYVQKALKGILENITEDGRVLNVSGGTAVMKDREGYRHIPKDWTQGWGQGLALAFLSDLLK, encoded by the coding sequence ATGCTTCAAGTTACATATAACCGGGAAGAAATCTTAAGTGTAATCGATAAAGTGGCAAGGAAGACGCTGGCGATGGATTTAACGTGGGAGTGGCCTTGCGGCGTTGCCTATTACGGGGTGTCCAGGGCCTACCAGACCACGGGGAACCAGGACTACCTGGACCAGCTGGTGAAGTGGGTAGATGAATATATTGAGCTGGGGCTGCCCGCCTTTACGGTCAACACCTGTGCAATGGGCCATATGCTGATCACGTTGTACGAAGAGACCGGGGACCAGAAGTACTGGGATATTGTGTTGAGTAAAATCGGCTATATCCGGGGGAGCGCGCTGCGGTTCGGGGATCAGGTGCTGCAGCATACAGTCTCGGTATCCAATGACTTCCCGGAGCAAGCCTGGGCGGATACGCTGTTCATGGCGGCGTTCTTCCTGCTGCGTGTGGGCAGCAAGCTGGAGGATCAGGAGCTGATCCAGGACGCGCTTAACCAGTATTACTGGCACATCAAATACTTACAGGACCCAAGCACCGGCCTCTGGTTCCATGGCTATAACCATGTGAAGCAGGACCATATGTCCGGGCTGTACTGGGGCCGGGCGAATGCCTGGGGAGCCTATACGATGTCGCAGGTGAAGCCGCTGCTTAAGGAGTGGTACCTGTACCCGCAGTGTATGGATGTGGAGTGCTCGCTCCGGGATCAGCTGGCGGCGCTGAAGCTGTTGCAGACGGAGAACGGCCTGTGGCGCACGCTGCTGGACGATGAGGAGTCCTATGAAGAGGTGTCGGCATCCTGCGGGATCGCGGCGGCCATGGTGAATAACGGCAATCCGCTGCATACCAAATATGTGCAGAAGGCCCTGAAGGGCATTCTGGAGAACATCACGGAAGACGGACGCGTATTGAACGTATCGGGCGGCACCGCCGTCATGAAGGACCGTGAAGGGTACCGCCATATTCCCAAGGACTGGACTCAGGGCTGGGGCCAGGGCCTTGCGCTTGCGTTCCTGTCGGATCTGCTCAAATAA
- the gnpA gene encoding 1,3-beta-galactosyl-N-acetylhexosamine phosphorylase, whose protein sequence is MPTPSTGSTGAFTLPGEAGYEALTLKLAERWGADVIRDSDGTQLSEEIINAGYGIYSTLCIIRDHNGWAARNPDKLQQTFLITSPKVAVQDYLSIYLLEDFFAEQFRVNDSREAFKYWQVYDRTTGKEVPGEQWNYDRESGNVVLTGITPWHKYTVSFMAYRIWEEISMYNHTTNHWDKEHLMQIDPMYKETRQYLLDWMEDWCGEHQATTVVRFTSLFYNFAWIWGRSGQNRHLFSDWGSYDFTVSARGLDLFAEQYGYSLCAEDFVNGGKYRVSHIPAEQRKLDYMAFINDFVIGFGKQLIDIVHKHGKLAYVFYDDSWVGAEPYNDRFGEFGFDGMIKCVFSGYEARLCSGVKVETHEIRLHPYLFPVGLGGAPTFMEGGNPTLDAKQYWINIRRALLREPIDRIGLGGYLHLVEPYPDFCAYIEKIADEFREIKELHRQGKPYHIKTKVAVLHSWGKLRSWTLSGHFHETYMHDLIHINEALSGLPVEVRFIDFGDVRQGALQDVDVVINAGSAGSAWSGGVHWKDSQAVDALTEWVYKGGALIGVNQPSAVDGYDHYFRMAHVLGVDEDTGARVAHGKWAYEVQPVQGLVPDGVSLTPKNGVYLTDGAAAVVREAEGKLALTVNSFGRGKGIYLPSLAFSWENTRLLLNLIRYAGNELEETRYLPDNLYTECAYYPQSKRLVVINNSAQPQQTTIETDCGPQVVELEAFDTVIRVIGESNI, encoded by the coding sequence TTGCCGACACCATCTACAGGCTCCACAGGAGCTTTTACCCTGCCGGGGGAAGCCGGTTATGAAGCACTGACCTTGAAGCTTGCCGAACGCTGGGGGGCCGATGTCATTCGTGACAGTGACGGCACGCAATTGTCGGAAGAGATTATCAATGCCGGCTACGGCATCTATTCGACCCTGTGCATCATCCGCGACCATAACGGCTGGGCGGCGAGGAACCCGGACAAGCTGCAGCAGACCTTCCTGATTACAAGTCCGAAGGTGGCTGTGCAGGATTACCTATCCATCTACCTGCTGGAGGATTTCTTCGCAGAGCAATTCAGGGTGAATGATTCGCGTGAGGCGTTCAAGTACTGGCAGGTGTACGACCGGACAACCGGGAAGGAGGTGCCGGGGGAGCAGTGGAATTACGACCGGGAGTCCGGCAATGTGGTGCTAACCGGTATAACGCCTTGGCATAAATATACGGTCAGCTTCATGGCCTACCGGATCTGGGAAGAGATCTCCATGTACAACCACACGACGAATCACTGGGATAAAGAGCATCTGATGCAGATTGATCCGATGTATAAGGAGACCCGGCAGTACCTGCTGGACTGGATGGAGGACTGGTGCGGGGAGCATCAGGCGACGACCGTGGTCCGCTTCACCTCCCTGTTCTACAATTTCGCCTGGATCTGGGGCCGCAGCGGGCAGAACCGCCATCTGTTCTCGGACTGGGGGTCCTACGATTTCACGGTGAGCGCGCGGGGCCTGGATCTGTTCGCGGAGCAATACGGCTATTCGCTGTGCGCAGAGGATTTCGTGAACGGCGGCAAATACCGTGTCAGTCATATTCCGGCGGAGCAGCGTAAGCTTGACTATATGGCTTTTATCAACGATTTCGTCATCGGGTTCGGCAAGCAGTTAATTGACATTGTCCATAAGCACGGCAAGCTGGCGTATGTCTTCTATGATGACAGCTGGGTGGGCGCAGAGCCATACAATGACCGCTTCGGGGAGTTCGGCTTCGACGGGATGATCAAATGCGTGTTCTCGGGCTATGAAGCCAGACTCTGCTCAGGGGTGAAGGTGGAGACGCATGAGATCCGGCTGCATCCGTATCTGTTCCCGGTTGGCCTGGGCGGCGCACCTACCTTCATGGAGGGAGGCAATCCCACACTCGATGCGAAGCAATACTGGATTAACATCCGGCGTGCCCTCCTGCGTGAGCCGATCGACCGGATTGGCCTGGGCGGCTATCTGCATCTGGTCGAGCCTTACCCGGATTTCTGTGCGTACATTGAGAAGATTGCGGATGAATTCAGGGAGATCAAGGAGCTGCACAGGCAGGGGAAGCCGTATCACATCAAGACTAAGGTAGCTGTTCTGCACTCGTGGGGCAAGCTGCGGTCGTGGACCCTCTCCGGCCACTTCCATGAGACGTATATGCATGATCTGATTCATATTAATGAGGCCTTATCCGGCTTACCGGTAGAGGTGCGGTTTATCGACTTCGGGGATGTCCGACAGGGTGCCTTGCAGGATGTGGATGTGGTGATCAATGCAGGCAGCGCCGGTTCAGCGTGGAGCGGCGGGGTGCACTGGAAGGACAGCCAGGCGGTGGACGCCTTGACAGAGTGGGTGTATAAGGGCGGCGCATTGATCGGGGTGAATCAGCCTTCCGCCGTGGACGGCTACGATCATTACTTCCGGATGGCGCATGTTCTCGGGGTGGATGAGGATACCGGCGCACGGGTGGCGCATGGCAAATGGGCTTATGAAGTTCAGCCGGTGCAGGGACTGGTGCCGGATGGCGTCAGCCTCACGCCGAAGAACGGGGTCTATCTGACCGATGGGGCTGCTGCGGTGGTCCGTGAGGCAGAGGGCAAGCTGGCCCTGACTGTGAATAGCTTCGGGAGAGGGAAGGGCATCTACCTGCCGTCCTTGGCCTTCAGCTGGGAGAATACCCGCCTGCTGCTGAATCTGATCCGCTATGCCGGCAATGAGCTGGAGGAGACCCGCTACCTCCCGGATAATCTCTACACCGAGTGTGCGTATTATCCGCAGAGCAAGCGCCTGGTTGTCATTAACAATAGCGCACAGCCGCAGCAGACCACCATCGAGACGGACTGCGGTCCGCAGGTTGTGGAGCTGGAAGCTTTTGATACGGTGATTCGGGTGATTGGGGAATCGAATATCTAA
- a CDS encoding AraC family transcriptional regulator gives MIMVTDPATPLHNAYQGGTFFAIVAATAYVEMHAVLPGGMPMPGSARFRQSIAFIEEHLHEEIPLEQAAQAGFTSLMQLYRDFYTYTGHSVKEYIRKRRLSVALGMIRSSQRPLAEIAYACGYSSQQALCKYVKSATSLTPLAYQKSTACYFFPRFDSEAVRQVTVSTEILPATIHMKFYSTRHGGIEQQALEALYALLPAYQGRLFGRDGQPQGGLFCYELAVEYGPALMHSLTGSIFRELAVVPERSLTCAKLAVRSDEAEIGLAWDYLYLKWLRTSMFEQDEERYGEEYIRKGGEVKRLILYVPVRKRTDYDKISVSFSEGLEFLAASREGEQAEEEAAAAVMNYCSRHHPEVLRTASMFCVIQHGGRCTCGVRLERGQAIALAGDSGLQILQAPEGRYAVLESSSYGDRGMFIALLESWVEESGWSREGTFTFTTYETVAPGRPDAITMSVWMKLKDVKKR, from the coding sequence ATGATTATGGTAACCGATCCCGCCACGCCTCTTCATAATGCGTACCAAGGCGGGACTTTTTTTGCAATCGTAGCCGCTACGGCTTATGTGGAAATGCATGCTGTACTTCCCGGAGGAATGCCTATGCCAGGGTCCGCCCGCTTCAGACAATCTATCGCCTTCATCGAGGAGCATCTGCATGAGGAGATTCCGCTTGAACAAGCTGCGCAGGCCGGATTCACCTCGCTGATGCAGCTGTACCGTGACTTCTATACCTACACCGGCCACTCGGTCAAAGAGTACATCCGCAAGCGCAGGCTCTCGGTGGCGCTCGGGATGATCCGAAGCTCACAGCGTCCGCTTGCCGAGATTGCATACGCCTGCGGCTACAGCTCCCAGCAAGCCTTATGCAAGTATGTGAAATCAGCCACAAGCTTAACCCCGCTAGCCTATCAAAAAAGTACCGCCTGCTATTTCTTCCCCAGATTCGACAGTGAAGCCGTCCGGCAGGTAACCGTCAGCACAGAGATCCTTCCTGCAACCATACATATGAAATTCTATTCAACCAGACACGGCGGCATTGAACAGCAAGCGCTGGAAGCGTTATACGCTCTTCTCCCCGCCTACCAGGGCAGACTCTTCGGGCGAGACGGGCAGCCGCAGGGCGGCTTGTTCTGTTATGAGCTTGCGGTGGAGTATGGCCCAGCCTTGATGCATAGCTTAACCGGAAGTATCTTCCGGGAGCTTGCGGTTGTCCCGGAACGCAGCTTAACCTGTGCCAAGCTGGCGGTCCGAAGCGATGAGGCTGAGATCGGACTGGCCTGGGACTATCTGTATCTGAAGTGGCTGAGGACCAGCATGTTCGAGCAGGATGAGGAGCGCTACGGGGAAGAGTATATCCGCAAGGGCGGCGAGGTGAAGAGGCTTATTCTGTATGTGCCGGTGAGGAAGCGGACGGATTATGACAAGATCAGTGTGAGCTTCAGTGAAGGTCTTGAATTTCTGGCTGCGTCCAGGGAAGGGGAGCAGGCGGAAGAGGAGGCAGCGGCAGCCGTGATGAACTATTGCTCAAGGCATCATCCTGAAGTGCTAAGAACGGCCAGCATGTTCTGCGTCATCCAGCACGGCGGGCGCTGTACCTGCGGAGTCCGGCTGGAGCGGGGGCAAGCGATAGCGCTCGCCGGAGATAGCGGCCTTCAGATTCTGCAGGCTCCCGAAGGCAGGTATGCGGTGCTTGAGAGCAGCAGCTATGGAGACCGGGGAATGTTTATCGCGCTTTTGGAGAGCTGGGTAGAGGAGAGCGGGTGGAGCAGGGAGGGGACGTTTACTTTTACAACCTATGAGACAGTAGCCCCGGGCCGCCCGGATGCCATAACGATGAGCGTGTGGATGAAGCTGAAAGATGTTAAGAAGCGATAA
- a CDS encoding GyrI-like domain-containing protein: MNLSKQALPQQAAEGYSPRVKPVILRMVEELKQMEMLSEVHVEQVTELCSIVDRPEMKVVGIALPISYESRGYGGYYDSGQAGGTINDYFYTKKLAAEGEIALLSSLIEHQIKGREIVTVRTGVQGDGNYKVIVGMEVSSFEGLPAHLPEYTETLTVPACRYAKVLINESKSAGRTGYEERMHADEYFVGEFRNDTSYVYNPAGLSFNTYDPSGEILTKYEPVILPGNTAEQFGSLRFKPVTLPEMKIACSMTLPEDEEFVITKYFGVQDQVFATGAARYYLHDYYGFPVNSGEEGKVNSCFGTRVSSFDGLPGSVEKVTVPGGIYLHITQLEVNGDHPGILYDAAFNHLEELYLSAHPEYTRDWSRHVIARFRQANCASVFVPLAAE; this comes from the coding sequence ATGAATCTGAGCAAGCAAGCACTGCCGCAGCAAGCAGCTGAAGGCTATAGTCCCCGTGTGAAGCCGGTAATCCTGAGAATGGTGGAGGAGCTGAAGCAGATGGAGATGTTAAGTGAGGTTCATGTAGAGCAGGTTACGGAGCTGTGCAGCATTGTGGACAGGCCGGAAATGAAGGTTGTGGGGATTGCGCTGCCGATATCGTATGAGAGCCGGGGTTATGGCGGGTATTATGATTCCGGGCAGGCGGGCGGTACGATTAATGATTATTTTTATACGAAAAAGCTGGCGGCAGAAGGAGAGATTGCACTGCTCTCCAGTCTGATAGAGCACCAGATTAAGGGTCGGGAGATCGTCACAGTACGCACCGGGGTTCAGGGGGATGGCAACTACAAAGTGATTGTGGGCATGGAGGTAAGCAGCTTCGAGGGGCTGCCAGCGCATTTGCCGGAGTACACGGAGACGCTGACCGTACCCGCTTGCCGGTATGCCAAGGTTCTGATCAATGAATCGAAGAGCGCCGGGCGGACCGGCTACGAGGAACGGATGCACGCCGATGAATATTTCGTGGGTGAATTCCGCAACGATACAAGCTATGTCTATAATCCCGCCGGCCTCAGCTTCAATACATATGACCCGTCCGGTGAGATTCTTACCAAATACGAGCCGGTGATTCTGCCAGGGAATACGGCTGAACAGTTCGGCTCCCTGCGCTTCAAGCCGGTAACGCTGCCGGAGATGAAGATTGCCTGCAGCATGACGCTGCCGGAGGATGAGGAGTTTGTGATCACCAAATATTTCGGCGTGCAGGATCAGGTATTCGCCACCGGGGCAGCCCGTTATTACTTGCATGACTATTACGGGTTCCCGGTGAACAGCGGGGAGGAGGGGAAGGTGAATTCCTGCTTCGGCACAAGAGTCAGCAGCTTCGATGGTCTTCCTGGCAGTGTGGAGAAGGTGACGGTGCCCGGGGGCATCTATCTGCATATTACCCAGCTTGAGGTGAACGGTGATCATCCGGGCATCCTGTATGATGCCGCGTTCAATCATCTGGAGGAGCTCTACCTGAGCGCCCACCCTGAGTATACGCGTGACTGGAGCAGGCATGTGATTGCCCGGTTCCGCCAGGCGAACTGCGCCTCTGTCTTCGTACCGCTTGCTGCTGAATAA
- the yaaA gene encoding peroxide stress protein YaaA produces the protein MRIIISPAKKMKTDTDFLESRQAPQFLNESQTLLALLRKLSYAEAKALWKCNDAIAALNMQRIEEMDLTRNLTPAIFAYEGIQYQYMAPGIFQTEELDYLQQHLRILSGFYGIVQPFDGVVPYRLEMQAKLGGRGFSTLYEFWNRRLADQLFAETDTIVNLASKEYSRCVSPYLSSDVRMVSCVFGQNIGGKVVERATLVKMARGEMVRFMAEQQITSVEEIQGFSGFDFRYEAALSDENTYVFVQAKQDKE, from the coding sequence ATGAGAATCATCATTTCACCTGCCAAAAAGATGAAAACGGACACGGATTTCCTGGAATCCCGCCAGGCTCCGCAGTTCTTAAACGAGTCACAGACGCTCCTGGCCCTGCTTCGTAAGTTGAGTTACGCAGAAGCCAAGGCGCTGTGGAAATGCAATGACGCTATTGCCGCGCTGAATATGCAGCGGATTGAAGAGATGGACCTGACCCGGAATCTGACCCCGGCGATCTTCGCCTATGAGGGCATCCAGTACCAGTACATGGCGCCGGGGATTTTTCAGACGGAGGAGCTGGACTATCTGCAGCAGCATTTGCGGATACTATCAGGATTCTATGGGATCGTCCAGCCGTTCGACGGGGTGGTCCCTTACAGGCTGGAGATGCAGGCCAAGCTGGGTGGGCGGGGCTTCAGTACCCTCTATGAGTTCTGGAACAGAAGATTAGCGGACCAGCTGTTCGCAGAGACTGACACGATTGTGAATCTGGCCTCCAAGGAATACAGCAGGTGCGTCTCTCCCTACCTCAGCAGTGATGTCCGGATGGTAAGCTGTGTATTCGGGCAGAACATCGGCGGCAAGGTGGTGGAGCGGGCGACACTGGTTAAGATGGCCCGGGGCGAGATGGTCCGGTTCATGGCGGAGCAGCAGATTACCAGCGTCGAGGAGATTCAGGGCTTCAGCGGATTTGACTTCCGGTATGAAGCGGCCTTGTCGGATGAGAACACGTATGTGTTCGTTCAAGCCAAGCAAGACAAAGAGTAG